DNA from Evansella sp. LMS18:
TGCACTCTGTCCAGCAAGGAAGTGCTCGCACGTCCTGCACGGACTGTAGCCAGTTCCTTTCGAAAAGCTTCGATAGATTTACTCATTCTTTCTTCCATTTCATTCATTACTGCATCCGACATTATTCTTTCCCCCTTATTATCGTACCGATTTCTTCGCCGGTTACCGCCCGCTTAATATTACCCTCTTCCATGATGGAGAAAACAATCAGCGGGATATTATTATCCATGCAAAGCGATGATGCTGTGGAATCCATTACAGCAAGACCCTCTTTCAGTAAATCGAGGTAAGTGAGTGAATCATATTTAACTGCACTGGAATCGATTGAAGGATCGGCACTGTATACTCCGTCTACTTTGTTCTTCGCCATGAGGATAACGTCCGCTTCGATTTCTGCTGCACGTAAAGCCGCCGTAGTATCCGTAGAGAAATACGGGTTACCCGTTCCTGCCGCAAAAATAACAACACGCTTTTTCTCAAGGTGGCGGATCGCTTTTCTCCTTATGTACGGCTCTGCAACCTGGCGCATTTCAATAGAAGTTTGCACCCGGGTCTGAACCCCGATATTTTCCAGACTGTCCTGTAATGCCAGGGAATTCATTACGGTAGCGAGCATTCCCATATAATCAGCAGTTGCCCTGTCCATTCCTTTGGCGCTGCCAGCCATACCTCTCCAGATATTCCCGCCGCCGACAATAATAGCCACTTCCACTTCCAGGTCAATGATTTCCCTGATTTGTTGTGCGATTGACTGAATGACAGAAGGGTCAATACCAAAGCCCTGCTCTCCGGCCAAAGCTTCCCCACTTAATTTTAACACAATACGGTTGTATTTTGTTCTTTCCATAATGCCCTCCTTCAACACTCCATGCTATAACTCTCAGAAGGCGTCCCGCACCTTCCACTACAATCAATAGTTAACTTAGCCCTATTATAAAACAATGTGTTACTCAGGAAAAAGGGACACAATGTGCCCCTTTCTTCTTTGCTTTTTATTTTTTAACCTGAGACATTACTTCTTCTGCAAAGTTGTCTTCACGTTTTTCCATACCTTCGCCAACTTCGTAACGGTAGAAAGTTTTTACACTTCCGCCTTTAGAAGCAACGTATTTACCAACTTTCTGGTCGCTGTCTTTAACGAAAGCCTGGTCGTTCAGGCAAATTTCTTCAAAGTATTTTCCAAGGCGTCCTTCAACCATTTTTTCAACGATTTTTTCAGGCTTGCCTTCGTTAAGTGCCTGCTGCTTAAGTACTTCGCGCTCACGATTGATTTCTTCCTCGGAAACAGAGTCACGGCTTACATATTTAGGGTTGATCGCTGCTACGTGCATTGCGATGTCTTTAGCGAGAGCTTCGTCAGTAGTGCCTTCGAGAACTGCAAGAACACCGATACGTCCGCCCATGTGAATGTACTCGCCGAATGCTTCATTTTCGCCACGCTCAACGATTTCGAAACGGCGAAGAGAAATCTTCTCACCGATTTTAGCAATCTGGTTGTTGAAGTAGTCCTGT
Protein-coding regions in this window:
- the pyrH gene encoding UMP kinase, encoding MERTKYNRIVLKLSGEALAGEQGFGIDPSVIQSIAQQIREIIDLEVEVAIIVGGGNIWRGMAGSAKGMDRATADYMGMLATVMNSLALQDSLENIGVQTRVQTSIEMRQVAEPYIRRKAIRHLEKKRVVIFAAGTGNPYFSTDTTAALRAAEIEADVILMAKNKVDGVYSADPSIDSSAVKYDSLTYLDLLKEGLAVMDSTASSLCMDNNIPLIVFSIMEEGNIKRAVTGEEIGTIIRGKE
- the tsf gene encoding translation elongation factor Ts, with amino-acid sequence MAISAKMVKELREKTGAGMMDCKKALTETDGDMEKAVDYLREKGIAKAAKKADRVAAEGLAHIKTEGNTAVIVEVNSETDFVAKNENFINLIDKVAGHLLENKPADVEEALGQEVEGEGTLQDYFNNQIAKIGEKISLRRFEIVERGENEAFGEYIHMGGRIGVLAVLEGTTDEALAKDIAMHVAAINPKYVSRDSVSEEEINREREVLKQQALNEGKPEKIVEKMVEGRLGKYFEEICLNDQAFVKDSDQKVGKYVASKGGSVKTFYRYEVGEGMEKREDNFAEEVMSQVKK